The Spirochaetota bacterium genome includes a region encoding these proteins:
- a CDS encoding tetratricopeptide repeat protein — protein sequence MKALSEIEKGIKPPLGGEHRPGLEGTLRRVEKFFVRGLAQMFNFITRHVSYTFGVAFVTSFGGMFIAAYIALFLSATVHFENTGTGESFVTLFTALVFLVYIPGYYLHFGVLHRLGVPCFNRGLNFINAYVDRARLKEFSCGEDATALLAAVERLPVENMKAATIYPTLVMVPTVAQEFATGSPYNAVILLAGISSAIFIYVFLTYIAAELLTGDLRRLIKRQCVACDIAFSESFTFSIRKKYLFISFLVLIAMTELALMFFFGSGGTHAAVPVLFVAFSIALVAILLFFYLISIEQSLNEIESAAVDLGKGGKGNLFLAGLDRELIMVSRGLVSAAYEVNEIRQNLERKVDERTAELNRVLGELRERDRKLQMELSIASNVQRGILPPENARFGFIRSASHFRSVGKVGGDYYDFFPMEDGSLAALIADVSGHGMPAALVSAMVKISFTDATRRFISPRDILRAVNDNLLKTVKTEEYLTAFLLVISPDLAVTYSNASHRRVMLARKSGEFEEWDTAGFMVGAVPEANESYEERRGVLGYGDRVLLYTDGLVEARSIEGEQFGEERLRALLLDSADQGLGQAKMRIIEAWERHTRDAAVADDMTFLLLEADAAAVDASRSRSFAERLYANGKPVQAAGEIERILAEEPGDQGLHRLLVKSLLKAGQSESASETLERLIPASARSAEDWYLLAAARFNGGRYRDAITAAEESCRIEPGRKQSLRVWELSLERLGMHDEAERLRERQGVDNLPGRGASRSW from the coding sequence ATGAAGGCACTATCCGAAATTGAGAAGGGAATTAAACCGCCGCTGGGCGGGGAGCATCGGCCCGGCCTCGAAGGAACCCTTAGAAGAGTCGAGAAATTTTTCGTGCGCGGTCTGGCGCAGATGTTCAATTTCATCACCCGCCACGTATCGTACACGTTCGGTGTCGCGTTCGTGACGAGTTTTGGGGGCATGTTTATCGCCGCCTATATCGCCCTTTTCCTTTCAGCCACGGTGCATTTCGAGAACACGGGCACGGGCGAATCCTTCGTCACCCTGTTCACCGCGCTCGTGTTCCTGGTATACATACCCGGTTATTACCTGCACTTTGGCGTCCTGCACCGGCTGGGCGTTCCCTGCTTCAACCGGGGCCTCAATTTTATCAACGCCTACGTGGACAGGGCCCGCCTGAAGGAATTTTCATGCGGCGAGGACGCAACCGCGCTCCTTGCGGCCGTTGAACGCCTCCCGGTCGAAAACATGAAGGCCGCGACCATCTACCCGACCCTGGTAATGGTGCCCACGGTCGCGCAGGAATTCGCGACAGGAAGTCCGTACAACGCGGTGATACTGCTGGCGGGAATCTCTTCGGCCATATTCATTTACGTGTTTCTCACCTACATCGCCGCGGAGCTTCTTACAGGGGACCTGCGCCGCCTCATCAAGCGGCAGTGCGTGGCCTGCGACATCGCATTCAGCGAGAGCTTTACCTTCAGCATCCGGAAGAAATATCTTTTCATTTCGTTCCTCGTGCTTATCGCCATGACGGAGCTCGCGCTCATGTTCTTCTTCGGATCGGGGGGCACGCATGCCGCGGTTCCGGTGCTTTTCGTGGCCTTCTCCATCGCCCTCGTGGCGATATTGCTGTTCTTCTACCTCATCTCGATCGAGCAGTCGCTGAACGAAATCGAATCGGCCGCCGTGGACCTGGGCAAGGGGGGAAAGGGAAATCTCTTCCTCGCGGGGCTCGATCGCGAGCTCATCATGGTGAGCCGGGGCCTCGTGTCCGCGGCCTACGAGGTAAACGAGATACGCCAGAACCTGGAGCGCAAGGTTGACGAGCGGACCGCCGAATTAAACCGGGTGCTCGGGGAGCTTCGCGAACGGGACCGCAAACTACAGATGGAACTGTCGATCGCCTCTAACGTGCAGCGCGGCATCCTGCCCCCCGAGAACGCGCGCTTCGGGTTCATTCGGAGCGCGTCCCACTTCCGCTCGGTGGGCAAGGTGGGCGGCGACTACTACGACTTTTTCCCCATGGAGGACGGAAGCCTCGCCGCCCTCATCGCCGACGTTTCGGGCCACGGGATGCCTGCCGCGCTCGTCTCCGCCATGGTCAAGATCAGCTTCACCGACGCGACCCGGCGTTTCATCTCGCCGCGCGACATCCTGCGCGCGGTAAACGACAACCTGCTCAAGACCGTCAAGACGGAAGAGTATCTGACCGCATTCCTTCTCGTCATTTCCCCCGATCTCGCCGTCACCTACTCCAACGCGTCGCACCGGCGCGTGATGCTCGCGAGAAAAAGCGGCGAATTCGAGGAATGGGACACCGCCGGATTCATGGTGGGCGCGGTCCCCGAGGCCAATGAAAGCTACGAGGAGCGCCGGGGTGTGCTGGGCTACGGGGACCGGGTCCTCCTCTACACGGACGGACTGGTGGAGGCGCGCTCTATCGAAGGCGAGCAGTTCGGCGAAGAACGCCTGCGCGCACTGCTGCTGGACTCCGCGGACCAGGGCCTGGGCCAGGCGAAAATGCGCATCATCGAGGCCTGGGAGCGGCATACCAGGGACGCCGCCGTGGCCGACGACATGACCTTCCTCCTGCTGGAGGCGGACGCCGCCGCCGTGGACGCGTCCAGGTCCAGGTCATTCGCAGAACGGCTCTACGCGAACGGAAAGCCCGTACAGGCGGCCGGGGAGATCGAGCGCATTCTCGCGGAGGAGCCCGGCGACCAGGGACTCCATCGCCTCCTCGTTAAAAGCCTCCTGAAAGCGGGACAAAGCGAATCGGCATCGGAAACGCTGGAACGTCTCATTCCGGCGTCCGCGCGCTCCGCGGAAGACTGGTACCTGCTCGCGGCGGCCCGCTTCAACGGCGGGCGCTACCGTGATGCGATCACGGCCGCGGAGGAATCCTGCCGGATCGAACCAGGGAGAAAACAGTCGCTGCGCGTGTGGGAGCTTTCTCTGGAGCGGCTGGGAATGCACGATGAAGCGGAACGCCTGAGGGAGAGACAGGGGGTCGATAATCTTCCGGGCCGGGGAGCAAGCCGTTCGTGGTGA